A region of Pseudomonas putida DNA encodes the following proteins:
- the pdxY gene encoding pyridoxal kinase PdxY: protein MKRTPHLLAIQSHVVFGHAGNSAAVFPMQRIGVNVWPLNTVQFSNHTQYGQWAGEVLAPAQIPALVEGISNIGELGHCDAVLSGYLGSAEQGRAILAGVERIKAVNPKALYLCDPVMGHPEKGCIVPQEVSEFLLDEAAARADILCPNQLELDSFCGRRAQSLEDCVQMARSLLERGPQVVLVKHLAYPGRADDQFEMLLVSAEQSWHLRRPLLAFPRQPVGVGDLTSGLFLARVLLGDNWLQAFEFTAAAVHEVLLETQASASYELQLVRAQDRIAHPRVRFEAQRLAF from the coding sequence ATGAAACGTACCCCGCACCTGCTCGCCATCCAGTCACATGTGGTGTTCGGCCACGCCGGAAACAGCGCCGCGGTGTTTCCCATGCAGCGTATTGGGGTCAATGTCTGGCCGCTCAATACCGTGCAGTTCTCCAATCACACTCAGTATGGCCAGTGGGCAGGCGAAGTGCTTGCTCCAGCGCAAATTCCTGCGTTGGTGGAAGGCATTTCCAACATCGGCGAGTTGGGCCACTGCGATGCGGTGCTGTCTGGCTACCTGGGCAGTGCTGAACAAGGGCGGGCGATTCTGGCTGGGGTCGAACGCATCAAGGCGGTAAACCCCAAGGCGTTGTACCTGTGCGATCCGGTCATGGGCCATCCGGAGAAAGGCTGCATCGTGCCGCAGGAGGTCAGCGAGTTTCTGCTCGACGAAGCGGCTGCCAGGGCTGACATCCTCTGCCCTAATCAGTTGGAGCTGGACAGCTTCTGCGGCCGCCGCGCGCAGTCGCTGGAAGATTGCGTGCAGATGGCGCGTAGCTTGCTCGAACGCGGGCCGCAGGTAGTGTTGGTCAAGCACCTGGCCTACCCCGGGCGTGCCGATGACCAGTTCGAGATGCTGCTGGTGAGCGCTGAACAAAGCTGGCACCTGCGCCGCCCACTGCTGGCGTTTCCGCGTCAACCGGTGGGGGTGGGCGACCTGACGTCGGGCCTGTTCCTGGCCCGCGTACTGCTTGGGGACAACTGGCTGCAGGCGTTCGAGTTTACCGCCGCGGCGGTGCATGAAGTGCTGCTCGAAACACAGGCCAGCGCCAGCTACGAATTGCAGCTGGTACGGGCCCAGGATCGCATTGCCCACCCGCGCGTGCGCTTCGAGGCGCAGCGCCTGGCGTTTTAA
- a CDS encoding DUF3301 domain-containing protein, which yields MLTLENLFVLMLVATAGAWLWHNHGLREKALERVKQHCAKLDLELLDDAVALKRIAFVRDANGKKRLARIYAFEFTVTGEQRHPGTVTQFGAHSVQIELAPYPFEIKTPPRTDNVIEMQQWRQEHNRWRN from the coding sequence ATGTTGACCCTGGAGAATCTCTTCGTCCTGATGCTGGTAGCCACGGCAGGCGCTTGGTTGTGGCACAACCATGGGTTGCGCGAGAAAGCCCTGGAGCGGGTCAAGCAGCATTGCGCCAAGCTCGACCTCGAACTGCTGGACGATGCCGTCGCCCTCAAGCGCATCGCCTTTGTGCGTGACGCCAATGGCAAAAAGCGCCTGGCGCGCATCTATGCCTTCGAGTTCACCGTAACGGGTGAGCAGCGCCACCCAGGCACCGTCACCCAGTTCGGTGCCCACAGCGTGCAGATCGAACTGGCGCCCTACCCGTTCGAGATCAAGACGCCCCCACGCACCGACAATGTGATCGAGATGCAGCAGTGGCGTCAGGAGCACAACCGCTGGCGCAACTGA
- the zigA gene encoding zinc metallochaperone GTPase ZigA, translating into MPTRLPVTVLSGFLGAGKSTLLNHVLRNRDNLRVAVIVNDMSEINIDASEVQRNVSLNRAEEKLVEMSNGCICCTLREDLLEEVARLAEEGRFDYLLIESTGISEPLPVAETFTFRDEQGRSLSDMARLDTMVTVVDGLNFLRDYQAADSLASRGETLGEDDERSISDLLIEQVEFADVLLLSKIDLISQHEREELTAILRSLNARAQIVPMVMGEVPLARILDTGLFDFDQAAQAPGWLQELRGEHVPETEEYGIAASTWQARRPLHPQRFFDFIHKPWTNGRLLRSKGFFWLASKYQEAGSWSQAGGMMRHGMAGRWWRFVPREHWPQDVDNSEAILKHWTVETGDCRQELVFIGQNIDFEKLSTELEACLLTDEEMDLGPMGWLRLDDPFGPWHEEAAA; encoded by the coding sequence ATGCCCACCCGTCTCCCCGTTACCGTGCTGTCTGGCTTCCTTGGCGCCGGCAAGAGCACCCTGCTCAATCACGTGCTGCGTAACCGCGACAACCTGCGCGTCGCAGTGATCGTCAACGACATGAGTGAAATCAACATTGATGCCAGCGAGGTCCAGCGCAACGTGAGCCTCAACCGCGCTGAAGAAAAGCTGGTGGAGATGAGCAACGGTTGCATCTGCTGCACCCTGCGCGAAGACCTGCTTGAAGAAGTTGCGCGGCTGGCTGAGGAGGGGCGCTTCGATTACCTGTTGATCGAGTCCACCGGGATCTCGGAGCCGCTGCCGGTGGCCGAGACGTTTACCTTTCGCGATGAGCAAGGTCGCAGCCTCAGCGACATGGCACGCCTCGATACCATGGTCACCGTGGTCGATGGCCTGAACTTTCTTCGCGATTACCAGGCGGCAGACAGCCTGGCGAGCCGTGGCGAGACACTGGGTGAGGACGATGAGCGTTCGATCAGCGACCTGCTGATCGAGCAGGTCGAGTTCGCCGATGTGCTGTTGTTGAGCAAGATCGACCTGATCAGCCAGCACGAACGGGAAGAGCTGACCGCCATTCTGCGCAGCCTCAACGCCAGGGCTCAGATCGTGCCCATGGTCATGGGCGAGGTGCCGCTGGCGCGTATCCTCGACACCGGCCTGTTCGACTTCGACCAAGCCGCGCAGGCACCCGGTTGGCTGCAGGAATTACGCGGCGAGCATGTACCGGAAACCGAAGAGTACGGCATCGCCGCCAGCACTTGGCAGGCCCGGCGTCCGCTTCATCCACAGCGCTTTTTTGACTTTATCCACAAGCCCTGGACTAACGGCCGGCTGCTGCGTTCGAAGGGGTTTTTCTGGTTGGCCAGCAAGTATCAAGAAGCCGGTAGCTGGTCGCAGGCAGGGGGCATGATGCGGCATGGCATGGCCGGTCGCTGGTGGCGATTCGTGCCACGTGAACATTGGCCGCAGGATGTGGATAACTCCGAGGCGATATTGAAGCACTGGACCGTCGAGACGGGTGACTGCCGCCAGGAACTGGTGTTCATCGGGCAGAATATCGACTTCGAAAAGTTATCCACAGAGCTTGAAGCGTGCCTGTTGACGGATGAAGAAATGGACCTTGGGCCGATGGGCTGGCTACGCCTGGACGATCCATTCGGCCCCTGGCACGAGGAGGCGGCAGCATGA
- a CDS encoding Tim44 domain-containing protein, with the protein MQRFLSIALALCVGLTLSLDASAKRFGGGKSSGSAPIHQTRQATPATPAAAPTAPGRAPAAASGASRWLGPLAGLAAGGLLASMFMGDGFQGMQIMDFLIMGLIAFLVFRFIAARRRQQQPQMAAPGHAPFQREAHGQPAQPSVFGGSAAPAAAAAPVINAPAWFNEKSFLAAAQSHFQSLQQHWDANEMDKIAEFVTPQMLEFLKRERAELGDGFQATYIDNLEVQLDGVDDRADRTDATLTFRGVSKTSRFDQGEVFSESWHMVRAQGENQPWLVAGIRQNG; encoded by the coding sequence ATGCAACGTTTTCTTAGCATCGCACTGGCGCTCTGCGTCGGCTTGACGCTGAGCCTGGACGCCAGCGCCAAGCGTTTCGGCGGCGGCAAGAGCTCGGGCTCCGCGCCTATTCACCAGACCCGCCAGGCCACGCCAGCCACGCCTGCCGCCGCGCCAACCGCGCCTGGCCGCGCGCCGGCCGCCGCCAGCGGTGCTTCGCGCTGGCTGGGCCCACTGGCCGGCCTCGCCGCCGGTGGCCTGCTGGCCTCCATGTTCATGGGTGATGGCTTCCAGGGCATGCAGATCATGGACTTCCTGATCATGGGCCTGATCGCGTTCCTGGTGTTCCGCTTCATCGCCGCGCGTCGCCGCCAACAGCAGCCGCAAATGGCCGCACCTGGCCACGCGCCGTTCCAGCGCGAAGCTCACGGCCAGCCTGCCCAGCCGTCGGTATTCGGTGGCTCGGCCGCGCCTGCCGCCGCTGCCGCTCCGGTGATCAACGCACCGGCCTGGTTCAACGAGAAGAGCTTCCTGGCCGCCGCGCAAAGCCACTTCCAGTCGCTGCAGCAGCACTGGGATGCCAACGAGATGGACAAGATCGCCGAGTTCGTCACGCCGCAAATGCTCGAGTTCCTCAAGCGCGAGCGCGCCGAGTTGGGTGATGGCTTCCAGGCCACCTACATCGACAACCTCGAAGTGCAGCTGGACGGCGTCGATGATCGCGCCGACCGCACCGACGCCACCCTGACCTTCCGTGGCGTGTCGAAGACTTCGCGCTTCGACCAGGGCGAAGTGTTCAGCGAAAGCTGGCACATGGTTCGCGCCCAGGGCGAGAATCAGCCTTGGCTGGTCGCCGGTATCCGTCAAAACGGTTAA
- a CDS encoding DUF1826 domain-containing protein has product MNLAPRPVDIFQVFGDSPQVLTDVLQDGVNLAVWRRRLPAQLEDFAQLVISLGQPLADQRVIDVDEQQMPVFTDLLREAADLQGYESFVADVAWLVAAYTCLLGARRVGLRLRVLQGPMCPRFHVDHVPLRLLTSYAGPGSEWLEEGALDRRELHQAIPPVDNIRCLQAGEVAVLKGEKWQGNEGTGLVHRSPSGRQGRLLLSLDWLA; this is encoded by the coding sequence ATGAACCTCGCCCCCAGGCCTGTGGATATCTTTCAGGTGTTTGGTGATTCGCCGCAGGTGCTGACCGACGTTCTGCAGGACGGTGTGAACCTGGCGGTGTGGCGTCGGCGCTTGCCAGCGCAGTTGGAAGATTTTGCACAGTTGGTCATCAGCCTCGGCCAGCCTTTGGCTGACCAGCGCGTGATCGATGTGGACGAGCAGCAGATGCCGGTGTTTACCGACCTGCTGCGCGAAGCTGCCGACCTGCAGGGCTATGAAAGCTTCGTCGCCGATGTGGCCTGGCTGGTAGCCGCCTATACCTGCCTGCTCGGCGCACGCCGGGTGGGCTTGCGCCTGCGTGTGCTGCAAGGGCCGATGTGCCCAAGGTTCCATGTGGACCACGTGCCGCTGCGCCTGCTCACCAGCTATGCGGGCCCCGGCAGCGAATGGCTGGAAGAAGGCGCGCTAGATCGGCGCGAATTGCACCAGGCCATCCCCCCTGTGGATAACATCCGGTGCCTGCAGGCGGGGGAAGTGGCCGTGCTCAAAGGCGAAAAGTGGCAGGGCAACGAGGGTACCGGGCTGGTGCATCGCTCGCCATCCGGGCGGCAAGGGCGCTTGTTGCTGAGCCTTGACTGGTTGGCGTGA
- a CDS encoding acyl-CoA thioesterase, with product MEPGNAQLSMTVLMTPDMANFSGNVHGGTLLKYLDEVAYACASRYAGSYVVTLSVDQVIFREPVHVGELVTFLASVNYTGNTSMEVGIKVVTENIRERSVRHSNSCFFTMVAVDDNRRPVAVPPRQPHSSEEKRRFLQGQQRRQIRQELEKRYQDLKTDAI from the coding sequence ATGGAACCTGGAAACGCCCAGCTGAGCATGACCGTCCTGATGACCCCGGACATGGCCAACTTCTCCGGCAACGTGCATGGCGGCACCCTGCTCAAATACCTGGATGAAGTCGCCTATGCGTGCGCAAGCCGTTACGCCGGCAGTTACGTGGTGACCCTGTCGGTCGACCAGGTAATCTTCCGCGAACCCGTGCACGTCGGCGAACTGGTGACATTCCTCGCATCGGTCAACTACACCGGCAACACCTCGATGGAGGTGGGCATCAAGGTGGTGACGGAGAACATCCGGGAGCGTTCCGTGCGTCACTCCAACAGCTGTTTCTTCACCATGGTGGCGGTCGATGACAACCGCCGCCCGGTGGCGGTGCCGCCGCGCCAGCCGCACAGCAGCGAGGAGAAGCGCCGGTTCCTGCAGGGCCAGCAACGCAGGCAAATTCGCCAAGAGCTGGAAAAGCGCTACCAGGACCTGAAAACCGACGCCATTTAA
- a CDS encoding CobW family GTP-binding protein, protein MLQNIPTHVIAGPLGAGKTTLIRHLLAQRPADERWAVLINEFGLVGLDAALLSRDEDGIAIGEVAGGCLCCVNGMPFQVGLGRLLRKARPDRLFIEPSGLGHPLQLLTQLKQAPWAGVLTIQPLLMVVDAQKMVRGEALPEAQLQAFDASETVVFNKSERVDEYHRLLITKKFQKKVILWTSQGVLPLSQLPISSTGGISSPDVDNRIVDNLGIAPATLWNKPDEPICSAQQGEGGWSIGWRWHPSQQFYPQRLLAFLHAWPWRRAKGVIHTGQGWQSFNGLDGVLPDWQPSDWRRDTRIELIFDQAQPRPALEAGLKECLIR, encoded by the coding sequence ATGTTGCAGAACATTCCTACCCACGTGATCGCCGGCCCACTGGGGGCCGGCAAGACCACGCTGATCCGTCATTTGCTGGCGCAGCGCCCCGCAGACGAACGGTGGGCCGTGTTGATCAATGAGTTCGGCCTGGTAGGGCTCGACGCCGCGTTGCTAAGCCGCGACGAGGACGGTATCGCTATCGGCGAGGTTGCAGGGGGGTGCCTGTGCTGTGTCAACGGCATGCCGTTTCAGGTTGGCCTGGGGCGGCTGCTGCGCAAGGCACGGCCTGATCGGCTGTTCATCGAGCCATCCGGCCTTGGTCATCCGTTGCAGTTGCTCACTCAACTCAAGCAGGCCCCTTGGGCTGGAGTGCTGACAATCCAGCCACTTCTGATGGTTGTGGACGCTCAGAAAATGGTACGGGGCGAGGCACTCCCAGAGGCTCAATTGCAGGCTTTTGATGCGTCTGAGACGGTAGTTTTCAACAAATCAGAGCGTGTGGATGAATATCATAGGTTGTTGATAACTAAGAAATTTCAAAAAAAAGTTATCCTCTGGACAAGCCAGGGAGTGTTGCCCCTTTCGCAGCTTCCAATTTCATCCACAGGGGGTATTTCGTCCCCAGATGTGGATAACAGGATTGTCGACAATCTTGGAATTGCGCCTGCAACCCTATGGAATAAGCCTGATGAGCCAATCTGCAGTGCGCAGCAAGGGGAGGGTGGTTGGAGTATTGGCTGGCGCTGGCATCCCAGTCAGCAATTTTATCCACAACGCTTATTAGCGTTTTTGCACGCCTGGCCGTGGCGCCGTGCGAAGGGAGTTATCCACACAGGCCAAGGCTGGCAGTCTTTCAATGGGCTGGACGGGGTGTTACCGGACTGGCAGCCGAGCGACTGGCGCAGGGATACGCGCATCGAGTTGATTTTTGATCAAGCTCAACCGCGACCGGCCCTGGAGGCCGGTTTGAAGGAATGCCTTATTCGCTGA
- a CDS encoding SMI1/KNR4 family protein — MEEVIEQLREANEPVPVPLELPDEDQLVEVEEQLFINIPFVFKEFLLTVSDVVYGSLEPVTITDPQSHTYLPDVASNAWDAGVPRDLIPICQDGDNYYCVEEDGTVVLWDAEDEIVGEDSWESVWHWARDVWLES; from the coding sequence GTGGAAGAAGTGATCGAACAACTCCGTGAAGCCAATGAGCCGGTACCGGTACCCTTGGAGCTTCCCGATGAAGATCAGCTGGTAGAAGTCGAAGAACAGCTGTTCATCAACATTCCCTTCGTGTTCAAGGAGTTCCTGCTGACCGTCAGTGATGTGGTCTACGGCTCCCTGGAACCTGTCACGATCACCGACCCGCAATCGCATACCTACCTGCCGGACGTAGCATCCAATGCCTGGGATGCCGGCGTGCCACGCGACCTCATCCCGATTTGCCAGGACGGTGATAATTATTACTGCGTCGAGGAAGACGGCACGGTAGTGCTGTGGGATGCCGAAGATGAAATCGTCGGTGAAGACAGCTGGGAATCGGTATGGCACTGGGCGCGGGACGTCTGGCTGGAAAGCTGA
- a CDS encoding cation:proton antiporter, which translates to MHAISFIQDLAVIMLVAGVVTILFHRLKQPVVLGYIVAGFIIGPHTPPFGLIHDEDTIKTLAELGVIFLMFCLGLEFSLRKLFKVGATAFIAAFLEIVLMIWIGFEIGRWFGWNTMDSLFLGAILAISSTTIIVKALNDLKMKNERFAQLIFGVLIVEDILGIGIIALLSGIAVSGTVSSGEVFSTVGKLSLFMIVALVIGILLVPRLLAYVAKFESNEMLLITVLGLCFGFCLLVVKLEYSMVLGAFLIGAIMAESRQLLKIEQLIEPVRDLFSAIFFVAIGLMIDPQVLIDYAWPIVVITLAVVLGKMLSCGMGAFIAGNDGRTSLRVGMGLSQIGEFSFIIAALGMTLQVTSDFLYPVAVAVSAITTLLTPYLIRAAAPLSLKLGNVVPSRLARVLSLYGEWLRNIQPQGEGAMLAAMIRRILLQVGVNLALVIAIFFSGGYFAGRIGNWLSEWVTDVSQQKAVIWGAALLLSLPFLIAAYRKLKALSMLLAEMGVKPEMAGRHTQRVRRVIAEVIPLLSLLVIFLLLSALSASILPTSELLLVIAVVAAVVVAVLWRWFIRVHTRMQIALLETLENSRENTH; encoded by the coding sequence ATGCATGCCATCAGCTTCATCCAGGACCTGGCAGTGATCATGCTGGTTGCCGGGGTGGTCACGATTCTCTTCCACCGCCTCAAGCAGCCCGTCGTGTTGGGCTACATCGTCGCCGGCTTCATCATTGGCCCGCACACCCCGCCGTTTGGCCTGATCCACGATGAAGACACCATCAAGACCCTGGCTGAGCTGGGGGTGATATTCCTGATGTTCTGCCTGGGGCTTGAGTTCAGCTTGCGCAAGCTGTTCAAGGTCGGCGCCACAGCGTTCATCGCGGCGTTCCTGGAAATCGTGCTGATGATCTGGATCGGTTTCGAGATCGGTCGCTGGTTCGGTTGGAACACCATGGATTCGCTGTTCCTCGGCGCCATCCTGGCGATCTCCTCGACCACCATCATCGTCAAGGCGCTCAACGACCTGAAGATGAAGAACGAGCGCTTTGCCCAGCTGATTTTCGGCGTACTGATCGTCGAGGATATTCTCGGTATCGGCATCATTGCCTTGCTGTCCGGCATCGCTGTCAGCGGCACGGTCAGCTCTGGCGAAGTGTTTTCCACGGTCGGCAAGCTGTCGCTGTTCATGATCGTCGCGCTGGTCATTGGCATCTTGCTGGTGCCGCGGCTGTTGGCCTATGTGGCCAAATTCGAGAGCAACGAGATGTTGCTGATCACCGTGCTGGGCCTGTGTTTCGGGTTCTGCCTGCTGGTGGTGAAGCTGGAATACAGCATGGTCCTGGGCGCCTTCCTGATTGGCGCGATCATGGCCGAGTCGCGCCAGTTGCTGAAGATCGAGCAACTGATCGAGCCCGTACGCGACCTGTTCAGCGCCATTTTCTTTGTCGCCATCGGCCTGATGATCGACCCTCAGGTACTGATCGACTACGCCTGGCCGATCGTGGTCATCACCTTGGCCGTGGTGCTGGGCAAGATGCTGTCCTGTGGCATGGGGGCGTTTATCGCGGGCAATGATGGCCGCACTTCGCTGCGTGTCGGCATGGGGCTTTCCCAGATCGGCGAGTTCTCGTTCATCATCGCCGCGCTGGGCATGACCCTGCAGGTCACCAGTGATTTCCTCTATCCGGTGGCTGTGGCTGTTTCGGCAATCACCACACTGCTGACGCCTTATCTGATCCGCGCGGCCGCCCCCCTGTCGTTGAAGCTGGGCAATGTGGTGCCAAGCCGTCTGGCGCGTGTGCTGTCGCTGTATGGCGAGTGGCTGCGCAACATCCAGCCGCAGGGTGAGGGGGCCATGCTGGCGGCAATGATCCGGCGCATCCTGTTGCAGGTTGGCGTGAATCTGGCGCTGGTGATCGCCATCTTCTTCAGCGGTGGTTACTTCGCTGGGCGCATTGGCAACTGGCTCAGTGAGTGGGTCACCGATGTCAGCCAGCAGAAGGCTGTGATCTGGGGGGCGGCACTGCTGCTGTCACTGCCGTTCCTGATTGCGGCGTATCGCAAGCTCAAGGCGCTGTCGATGCTGCTGGCGGAAATGGGCGTGAAGCCTGAAATGGCGGGGCGTCACACCCAGCGTGTGCGCCGAGTGATTGCCGAGGTGATCCCACTGCTGTCGCTGCTGGTGATCTTCCTGCTGCTGTCGGCGCTGTCGGCGAGCATCCTGCCCACCAGTGAGTTGCTATTGGTGATTGCAGTGGTGGCGGCGGTGGTGGTGGCTGTGCTGTGGCGATGGTTCATCCGCGTGCATACACGCATGCAGATTGCCTTGCTGGAGACGTTGGAGAACAGCCGCGAGAACACGCACTGA